A stretch of DNA from Streptomyces xanthii:
GGCCGCGCCGGGTGCGGAAGAGGAGGCCCTCGATGAGCAGGAAGTTCCAGGCGACGCCCGCCTGGTTGGCGAGGACCTCGGCCGGCAGGTAGTGCAGGCCCGTGTGGGTGAGGGCGGACAGGGCGAGCAGGTTGGGCACGAAGCCGGTCAGGCCGATCAGGCCGAAGACGAGCATGCGGGCGAGCGGGGCGGCGGTGCGCAGTTCGACGAGGTGGCGCAGATAGCGCAGGCCCTCGCGCAGGCCGGACTTGGACTCGCCCGCGTGCCGCTCCTGGAAGACGAACGGCACTTCGGCGACGCTCAACCGGCCGGTGCGGACGGCGAGTTCGAGCAGGATCTTGTACCCGAGCGGCTTGAGGGCGTCGGGGTGGACGGCGGCGCGGCGGATCGCGAAGAAGCCGCTCATCGGGTCGCTGATGCCGCGCAGGGCGCGCGGGAAGAGGCCCTTGGCGAGCCAGGTGGAGGCGCGGGACACGGCGACGCGGTGGCCGCCGGACAGCCCGGCGCGGCTGCCGCCGGGCAGGTAGCGGCTGGCGACGACGAGCTGGGCGCCCTCCTGCTCGCCGGTCGCCACCAACTCCGGCACGAGGGACGGCGGGTGCTGGAGGTCGCCGTCCATGACGACGACCCAGTCGGACGTGGCGGCGCGGATCCCGGCGACGACGGCGCCGCCGAGCCCGCCGGTGGGTTCGTCGCGGTGCAGGACGGTCACCGGGAAGGGGCAGTCCTGGGCGATCTCGCGGATGACGCGAGGCGTCTCGTCGGTGGAGTCGTCGACGAAGAGGACCTCGCAGGGCAGCCGGTGCGGGACCGACTCCGTGACGCGGTACAGGAGTTCGGCGATGTTGTCCTGTTCGTTGAAGGTGGGGACGACGATGGTGACGGCGCCCGGCTCGGGCACCTCGGCGCCGTCGAGTTCGGTCTCGGGGTGCACGGTCATCGGCTCCCGCCTCCCTGGACGCGGCGGATCTCGATGCGGTCCGGGCCCTCGCCGAAGGTGGCGACGGGGGTGGAGTGCCGCAGCGCGTCCCGTACGTTCGGCAGGTCGGCGGCGTCGCGGCGCACGGTGGGCGAGGCGACCACGTAGTCGAGGTCGCGCCAGCCGTCCGGCATCGTCCTGGTGACGGCCGGGTCGAGGTCGGCCTTGTAGAACCAGATGGCGCCGAGGCCGGGTTCGTAGCCGGCGTGGACGAGGTCGAGCCAGAGCGCGTCGTCGACGAGGACGCGGGTGGAGGCCGGATCGGGGACCTCGCTCGCCATCCAGGCGGCGGCGCCCCGGTACGGCGCGTTCGCGTCGACGGTCATCGCGGTGCGGTCGCCGTCGTACCAGCGCGGTGCGACGAGAGCGGCCGCGCAGGCGGCGAGCACCGCGACGGCGGTGAGGCGCAGCCCGCGCGGCGCCCGGCCCCGGTGCACGAGGGCGTGGACGACTCCGGCGGCGGCCCCGGCGAGGACGAGGGCGAGGAACGGCAGCGCCTGCACGATGTACATGGCGGGCAGATAGCCGGTCGGGCGCATCGCGACGAGGGCGAGCACGGCGACGGCGAGCGCGGGTCCGGCGAGGGCGCGGGCGGTGACCGACCAGCGCAGGGTGACGAGCAGGAACAGGGCGGCGGCGAGCCCGCCGATGGGCAGCACCCGGTCGTAGTAGAGCCAGGAGTGGAGCACACCGTGCGAGCCGGAGCCGGCGTCGAGAACGAAGCCGGAGCCGGGGCGGCTGAGCTGGTAGCTGATGCCGTCCCACAGCGAGACGTGCCCGCCGCCGGGGAACAGCTCGCCCTTGAGCAGGGCGAACAGCGGGTACGAGAGGCCGACGAGGGCGCACGCGGTGACCGCGCCGGTGAGGGCGAACTTGCGGGTCGCCGGGTGGCCGTGGCGCCACATGGTGACGAGCAGCGCGGGCAGCAGGACGAGCATCGTCTCCTTGGAGAGGACGCCCGTCGCGGCGGCGAGTCCGGCGGCGAAGTGGTGCCACAGGTGCCGGCTCGGGGACGCCGCGAGGCAGAACGCGAGGAGCATCCACATCACGGCGATGTTGTCGAGGAAGATCTCGCGCTGGAGCACCACGGCCAGCGGGGAGAGCCCGAACAGGGCCATGCCGAGGCCGGCCGCCCACATCGGCAGCCGCAGCCTGCGGGCGAGGACGTAGACGAGGACGGCGCTGACCGCGCTGACGCCGAGCATGGCGAGCCGCATGGTGCCGACGGTCATGGCGGACGGGTCGGCGAGCGCCGGGATCCAGCTGACGGCGGCGAGCTGGAGCCAGCCCAGCGGCGGGTGGTCGTACCAGTACGTGTAGTGGGCGAGGCCGTCGCCCTGCTGCACGGCCCAGGCCTGGGCGAGGTACGTGCCCTCGTCGTCGCTGAAGTTGGGGTAGCCCGCGATGTTCCAGCCCTGGACGAGGACGATCGCGGCGAGGAGCACCCCGCACAGCGCGAGGTCGGCCGGTGAGCTGCGGAAACGGACGGCGCGGACCGGGGTGCGCAGGCGGGCGGGGACATGGGTGGGCTGCGCGACCGGCGTGGAGCTGCCGGCCGCGGGGAGGGTGGCGGTCACGCGGGTACGTCCTCTCGGGCGGCACGCTCGGCGGGCAGATGGGCTCCTACGTGACTGGTCAGCTCCCAGTCGCTGCGGCCGCGCTGCTCGCGCCAGACGGCGCGGATCGCGGCGCCGGCGAGGAGCAGCTGGTAGAAGGGCCCGCCGGCGATGAGCTTGAGGTAGTGGACGAACCGGACGCGCATCCCGTACTGCTTGCCGAAGTCGTGCAGGCCGACGACCTCGAAGACGAAGGTCACGAACGCGGTGACGGCCGGCAGGAAGGTGATGAAGGCGATGCCGACGGGGACGTCCATGAGGAGGGCGACCGCGGCGTTGAGCGGGATGATCAGGCCGGTGAATGCCTGCATGAACGGGGTCATGAGGGTGTAGCGGGCGAGCATCCGCTGCCGGAGCGTGGGCAGTTGCTTCCAGTCCTTCTTCCGGTAGACCTGGAGGAATCCCTGGTTCCAGCGGGTGCGCTGTTTGAGCAGGGACAGCAGGGTGCCCGGGGTCTCCTCGCGGGTGACCATGTCGGAGTCGTAGGCGACGACGACCTTCTTGCCGGTGCTGGACAGGCGCACGCCGAGGTCGCAGTCCTCGGCGAGGCACTCGGGGTCCCAGCCGCCGGCTTGTCTGAGCACGTCGGTGCGGACGAAGACGGTGTTGCCGCCGAGCGGGATGAAGCCCTTCTGGGCGTGCAGGTGCAGCCGGGAGCGGAACCAGAAGAAGTACTCCAGGCAGTTGCGCAGGCTGTACCAGCTGGAGTGGAAGTTGATCAGCTGGACGCCGCCCTGCACGACGTCGGCGCCGGTGTCGCGGAAGGCGTGGTCGACGTGGGCGAGCAGGTCGTGGTGGACCTGGTCCTCGGCGTCGAAGACCCCGACGACGTCGCCCCGGCAGTACGGGAGCGCGGTGTTGAGGGCCTTGGGTTTGTTCTTCCTGGCGTGGGTGTCGACGACGACGCGCACGCGCGGGTCGCGGGCGGCGGCCCGCTCGGCGACCTCGGCGGTCCCGGGGTCGTCGTGCCCGACGATGACGATGATCTCGAAGTCACGGTGGCCGGACTCGAGGAGCCGCTGGACGGTGTGATCGAGCACGGCCTGCTCGTGCCGGGCGGGCAGGAGCAGCGAGAAGGACAGGGCCCCGTGATCTCCGGGGGCCGCGAAGCGCGTGGAGGCGAGCACCTCCGGCGTGCGCCAGGCGTGCATCTGCCACCACAGCGTGAAGGCGGCCATCCAGAACAGGGCCAGTGATATGGCCGCGACGAGCGCAGCACTGAGTATCGCGCCGGCATCGGACATGCCGACGACATCGGTTGCAAGCAAAAGATCCCCCCAGATCCCCCTAAGTGCGACATTCAGCCACACTCACCCCACCGATGGGCTGAGGATATGGGGAACCTGTGAAGGAGGGGAACCTGTTCGGATAAATACCGTGCTAAGCCGCGTTAACCCTGCGTTTCACCCAAGATGCGCGTCAGTCCCCCGACGTCGGTCACGGGCGCGTCGCAGACGAAGTGGTGGCACACGTAGACGGTCTCCCGCCCGTCCACCTTCGGCCGGTCCGCGAGCAGCGGGAGTTCGGTGCCGCCCTCGGGCCCGGCGGCGACCACCGCGCCGGGCGCGGTCGCGGTGAGCGCCGCGTGGTGCATGCGGCCGCCGATCTCCCCGATGACGGCGACCTCGCGCGGCCCGTCGAGCAGCGCCTCGGCGACCGCCAGGCCGTTGCCGATGAACCGGGGCGCGCGCGGACCGAGCGCCTTCACGACCCCCAGCGCCCGCTCGGCGGCGGCGCGGTGCGGCTCGGACCCGGTCTGCGCGGCGTACGACAGGAGGGCGCCGGCGGCGGCGGTCCAGCCGGACGGGGTGGCGTTGTCGGTCGGGTCCTGGGGGCGGCGGATCAGCTGCTCGGCGTCGGCGGCCGTGTCGTACAGGGCGCCGCTCTCCGGGTCCACGAACCGGTCGAGGACGTGGTCGAGCAGGAACCCGGCGAATTCCAGCCACACGCCCTCGCCGGTCACCGACGCCAGCGCGAGGAAGCCCTCGGCGACGTCCGCGTAGTCCTCCAGAACACCCGCGTTGTGCCCGGCGTGGCCGTCCTTGCTGGTGCGGGTGAGACGGGCGAGCGGGTCCATGTGCAGGCGGACGAGCAGATCACCGGCGCAGACGGCGGCGTCGACGAGGTCCTGGCGGCCGAAGTAGGCGCCGGTCTCGGCGAGCGCGGCGATCGCCAGGCCGTTCCAGGCGGCGACCACCTTGTCGTCCCGTCCGGGCGCGGGGCGCCCGGCGCGGGCCGCGAGCAGCCGCTCCCGGATCCGCTCGACCCGGCCGGCGTCGGCGACGCCCTCGGTCTGCGGGAGCCGCAGCACGGAGGCGCCCTCCTCGAAGGTGCCCTCCTCGGTGACCCCGAAGTGCTGGGCGGCGACGGCCGCGTCCTCGGCGCCGAGCACCTCGGTCAGCTGCGCGGGCGTCCACACGTAGTAGGCGCCCTCGACGGACTTGCCGGTCGTCGGGTCCTCGCTGTCGGCGTCGAGCGCCGAGGCGAACCCGCCCTCGTTCGTGCGCAGTTCGCGCACCATGAAGTCGGCGGTCTCCAGCGCGACCCGCTTGGCGAGCTCGCTGCCGGTGCTCCGCCACAGGTGGGCGTAGGACCGGCACAGCAGCGCGTTGTCGTACAGCATCTTCTCGAAGTGCGGCACGGTGAACTCGCGGTCCACGGAGTAGCGCGCGAAGCCGCCGCCGAGCTGGTCGTAGATCCCGCCGCGGGCCATCCGCTCGCACGTGTCGACGGCCATCTGGAGGGCACCCTCGGCGCCGGTGCGCGCGTGGTGGCGCAGCAGGAACTCGATGACCATGGACGGCGGGAACTTGGGCGCCCCGCCGAATCCGCCGTACGTCGCGTCGTACTCCCGGGTCAGCCCGAGCAGCGCCGCCGCGAGCTCCTCCTCGCCGGGCACCCGGGTGTCCCCGTACGGGAGTTCGCGCCGCGCCAGATCGGCGGTGATCTTCCCGGCGACCTCGGCGACCTCGTCCCGCCGCCCGGTCCACGCGTCCCGGACGCCGCCGAGGACCTGGGTGAAGGAGGGCATGCCGTGACGGGGCTCGGGCGGGAAGTAGGTGCCGAAGTAGAACGGCTCGGCGTCCGGGGTCAGGAACACGGTCATCGGCCAGCCGCCCTGCCCGGTGGCCGCCTGCACAGCCTCCATGTAGACCGCGTCGACGTCCGGCCGCTCCTCGCGGTCGACCTTGATGTTCACGAAGTGCTCGTTCATGGCGGCGGCGGTGGCTTCGTCCTCGAAGGACTCGTGCGCCATGACGTGACACCAGTGGCAGCTGGAGTACCCGACGCTGAGCAGCACGGGCACATTGCGCCGCCGCGCCTCCTCGAAGGCCTCCGGGGACCACGGCCACCAGTCGACCGGGTTGTCGGCGTGCTGGAGCAGATAGGGCGACTGGGATGCGGCCAGGCGATTCACCATGCCCGCAGTATCGCAGCCCGCTCCGGCCGTGCCCGCTTGCGACGTCCTCGGCACCGGAGGAGTGTCGTAAGCAGGTACACAGAGAGGAATGGGGGCCGGTCATGCATGTGCGCACGACTTATGTGACAGGCGATCCGGGCAAGATCGACGAAGCCCTGGACGGCCTCCGGGCGGAGGCCGTGAAGCTGCTGTCCGAGCAGCCGGGCTACCGGGGATACGGACTCTTCGCCGACCGTGAGATCGGCAAGATCGTCATGGGGAGCTGGTGGGACTCCGCCGAGCACGCCCACGGCAGCGACGACCAGCTGAAGCAGCGCCGGGCGGAGCTGCTCTCGCCCTTCGCGTCGTCGATGTCCGTGATGACGTTCGAGGCGCTGGGCTACACACGCCGTCCGCAGGCCGCTGCGGGTGCGGGGTTCCGCCTCGCGCGCTTCCAGATACCGCCGGGCGCGCTCGACGACCTGGCCGGGCTGTTCCGGTCCACCGCACTGCCCCGGTTCGAGGAGACCCCGGGCTTCGCGGGCGCGGCACTGCTCGCCGACCGCGCCACGGGCTTCGGCTCGGTCGGCACGATCTGGCGCGACCGCGAGGCGCTGGCGGCCTCCCGCGGCACCCAGGCGGGGACCCGGGCGAAGGCGACCTCGGA
This window harbors:
- a CDS encoding thioredoxin domain-containing protein, which translates into the protein MVNRLAASQSPYLLQHADNPVDWWPWSPEAFEEARRRNVPVLLSVGYSSCHWCHVMAHESFEDEATAAAMNEHFVNIKVDREERPDVDAVYMEAVQAATGQGGWPMTVFLTPDAEPFYFGTYFPPEPRHGMPSFTQVLGGVRDAWTGRRDEVAEVAGKITADLARRELPYGDTRVPGEEELAAALLGLTREYDATYGGFGGAPKFPPSMVIEFLLRHHARTGAEGALQMAVDTCERMARGGIYDQLGGGFARYSVDREFTVPHFEKMLYDNALLCRSYAHLWRSTGSELAKRVALETADFMVRELRTNEGGFASALDADSEDPTTGKSVEGAYYVWTPAQLTEVLGAEDAAVAAQHFGVTEEGTFEEGASVLRLPQTEGVADAGRVERIRERLLAARAGRPAPGRDDKVVAAWNGLAIAALAETGAYFGRQDLVDAAVCAGDLLVRLHMDPLARLTRTSKDGHAGHNAGVLEDYADVAEGFLALASVTGEGVWLEFAGFLLDHVLDRFVDPESGALYDTAADAEQLIRRPQDPTDNATPSGWTAAAGALLSYAAQTGSEPHRAAAERALGVVKALGPRAPRFIGNGLAVAEALLDGPREVAVIGEIGGRMHHAALTATAPGAVVAAGPEGGTELPLLADRPKVDGRETVYVCHHFVCDAPVTDVGGLTRILGETQG
- a CDS encoding ArnT family glycosyltransferase; this encodes MTATLPAAGSSTPVAQPTHVPARLRTPVRAVRFRSSPADLALCGVLLAAIVLVQGWNIAGYPNFSDDEGTYLAQAWAVQQGDGLAHYTYWYDHPPLGWLQLAAVSWIPALADPSAMTVGTMRLAMLGVSAVSAVLVYVLARRLRLPMWAAGLGMALFGLSPLAVVLQREIFLDNIAVMWMLLAFCLAASPSRHLWHHFAAGLAAATGVLSKETMLVLLPALLVTMWRHGHPATRKFALTGAVTACALVGLSYPLFALLKGELFPGGGHVSLWDGISYQLSRPGSGFVLDAGSGSHGVLHSWLYYDRVLPIGGLAAALFLLVTLRWSVTARALAGPALAVAVLALVAMRPTGYLPAMYIVQALPFLALVLAGAAAGVVHALVHRGRAPRGLRLTAVAVLAACAAALVAPRWYDGDRTAMTVDANAPYRGAAAWMASEVPDPASTRVLVDDALWLDLVHAGYEPGLGAIWFYKADLDPAVTRTMPDGWRDLDYVVASPTVRRDAADLPNVRDALRHSTPVATFGEGPDRIEIRRVQGGGSR
- a CDS encoding glycosyltransferase, whose protein sequence is MSDAGAILSAALVAAISLALFWMAAFTLWWQMHAWRTPEVLASTRFAAPGDHGALSFSLLLPARHEQAVLDHTVQRLLESGHRDFEIIVIVGHDDPGTAEVAERAAARDPRVRVVVDTHARKNKPKALNTALPYCRGDVVGVFDAEDQVHHDLLAHVDHAFRDTGADVVQGGVQLINFHSSWYSLRNCLEYFFWFRSRLHLHAQKGFIPLGGNTVFVRTDVLRQAGGWDPECLAEDCDLGVRLSSTGKKVVVAYDSDMVTREETPGTLLSLLKQRTRWNQGFLQVYRKKDWKQLPTLRQRMLARYTLMTPFMQAFTGLIIPLNAAVALLMDVPVGIAFITFLPAVTAFVTFVFEVVGLHDFGKQYGMRVRFVHYLKLIAGGPFYQLLLAGAAIRAVWREQRGRSDWELTSHVGAHLPAERAAREDVPA
- a CDS encoding glycosyltransferase codes for the protein MTVHPETELDGAEVPEPGAVTIVVPTFNEQDNIAELLYRVTESVPHRLPCEVLFVDDSTDETPRVIREIAQDCPFPVTVLHRDEPTGGLGGAVVAGIRAATSDWVVVMDGDLQHPPSLVPELVATGEQEGAQLVVASRYLPGGSRAGLSGGHRVAVSRASTWLAKGLFPRALRGISDPMSGFFAIRRAAVHPDALKPLGYKILLELAVRTGRLSVAEVPFVFQERHAGESKSGLREGLRYLRHLVELRTAAPLARMLVFGLIGLTGFVPNLLALSALTHTGLHYLPAEVLANQAGVAWNFLLIEGLLFRTRRGHRHWADRTARFALLANADLVLRIPLIALFVRELGLAVLPATALALVTTFVLRFAGTEALVYAKRTKKPGTPQVSGPPEIAEPTAETATGAAA
- a CDS encoding antibiotic biosynthesis monooxygenase, producing MHVRTTYVTGDPGKIDEALDGLRAEAVKLLSEQPGYRGYGLFADREIGKIVMGSWWDSAEHAHGSDDQLKQRRAELLSPFASSMSVMTFEALGYTRRPQAAAGAGFRLARFQIPPGALDDLAGLFRSTALPRFEETPGFAGAALLADRATGFGSVGTIWRDREALAASRGTQAGTRAKATSEVPMNVIALEEFEAVILERLD